The segment ATACCGGGGGTGTCGAGCCGGGTAATGGTGTTGGTGGCCGCCTGCCACAGCAGCGGTGGGTTGTGGGCGGCGTTGCCGTAGGCCAGGCGGCGGGTTTTGGGGTTGTATTCGGCATAGAACAGCGTCACAAAGCGGTTTGAGCTTTCGAGATCGCTGTGCATGACAAAGTTTAAGTCCTGCAAAATGCGGGCGGGCGAATGGCCGTTGAGCACCTCCGTGCGCAGCATGCCCCGCATCATGGTCATGATTAACCCGGCGGGCACCCCCTTACCCATCACATCGCCAATGGCAAAGCTCCAGGGGGCCGCCGCCGTCTGCTGGGAGCCGCTCTGGCGCAGCTGGTCAAAGGTGGTGGGAATAAAGTCGTAGTAGTCGCCGCCGACCTTGTGGGCGGTGCGGCACTTGGCGGCCAAATCCATGCCCTGGATGGCGGGGCACTCGCGGGGCAGCAGCTGCAGCTGAATTTCGGCTCCGATCTCAAGCTCGCGATCGAGGCGCTCTTTTTTGCGCACCGCCGCCGTTAGCTCGTTGTTCTCGATCGCCACCGAGGTCTGGTCGGCCACCAGGCGCACCAGCTTTTGGCGGGTCTCGGTCCAGGCGTAGTCGGGGTCGCGGCTAAACACGTAGAGTCGCCCCCGCTCCACGTTTTGCACAATGATGGCGGTGCCAAACAGCTGAAACTCGTCGCCCAGGTAGCGGTTCACCTGGCGATCGAGGGCCAGCATGGCGTTGCGCGCCATCGACATCATGCTGCTCTCAGGGGCGGCCTGAAAGCTAGCGGTCACCTGACGGGTGGCGGCTTCTAGAGCCGATCGCACATTTTGGCACTGG is part of the Nodosilinea sp. PGN35 genome and harbors:
- a CDS encoding PP2C family protein-serine/threonine phosphatase, whose protein sequence is MTAVPMPSGSSPSFESASSSPLPDTPPVFALKELVARLQREQYKIQDLLSSLGFALRSLNNLNQFLELIPMIASRVTDASGGALVLFRADGQVRLERLHCQSEDQCQNVRSALEAATRQVTASFQAAPESSMMSMARNAMLALDRQVNRYLGDEFQLFGTAIIVQNVERGRLYVFSRDPDYAWTETRQKLVRLVADQTSVAIENNELTAAVRKKERLDRELEIGAEIQLQLLPRECPAIQGMDLAAKCRTAHKVGGDYYDFIPTTFDQLRQSGSQQTAAAPWSFAIGDVMGKGVPAGLIMTMMRGMLRTEVLNGHSPARILQDLNFVMHSDLESSNRFVTLFYAEYNPKTRRLAYGNAAHNPPLLWQAATNTITRLDTPGMLLGLDMNTEYCEAEVELQPGDTVVFYTDGFTEAANPRGERFEEENLERALQWACRNCTSAEAILEYTFDLLDRFIGGDRGNDDDMTLVVMRVKPELQLNLFDT